In Yamadazyma tenuis chromosome 7, complete sequence, the sequence TGGGGTTGTACCTGGTGATAGGCGAAATGGTGATCTCGGCCAAGATGTCTTTGATGACGGGTGAAAGACGTACAAGGAGTTCTCTGCTGGGGTCGTTGTAGATTCTTCTGAGCGACACAAACATGATCACCCAGAACAACGCTGGACACAACTTATAGATCTTTTCGGGGCCCTTCATCACGTCCACCACCGGCAAGATCGGGTGGTAGTGGTGTACATATTCCAAGTACAACAGTTTGATGGTATCGGGCTGGAGGGTGATGGTGTCCAAGGTTTTCTCACCACAAAAAAGTATATACTCGggcaccaccaccaattcGGACGGCTCGCTCGGCTCCTTTGCATACATCTCGATGTTGCGGTTGATGGAAGGGGTATTGGGAATGGAAGACAGATTGGTGTCTCCCGTGGTGTGGGTGATTCCCTGTGGGTGAGCACCATGAGACTGTGGTTGCGGCAGCGAATAGCTCTCGCTGAAGTCTCCGTCAGTGTCACGCAACTCCTGGACCTGTGAGAGCGTGGGGATTTTACTGAAGAGCTCGGATGCCTGGGCGGTGGTCAAGGTCTTTTTGAGTTCAGAAAACTCCCGTTCTATCTGAGCAATTCGAGCTCTTTTGTACGTTCTTTTGTACCCGGACTTGAGATCGCACTTCAAGCCCTTCTTGGAGCACCGGGTACACGGAGACGGATGGCGCTCGTGGGCGTCGCACCGGCTCTTTTGTTGTCGGCATTCCACACATGCCATTCGTCTGGGCTTGCCAGACTTGTTATTTGCAGAGTGGTTGGACTCGGCAAACAAAGCATCGGGCTGACTTTCCTCGTGGCTAAGCTGCTCGTTGAGCGTCTGGAGCTCCTGCGACATGTTCGCTATGTGCGCAAGGTTGTGCAACGAGGTGTGATGGTTTCCACTCATGATGTAGGTGCAGCTAGTGAGAAAAAAGCGATTTTCGCGCGGTGGGAAGAGGTGGGAAGAGCCACAACCATGTAAATGTAGGCCCACGGGAAAGGAGGATGAGTGGACTGATGGTGGACTGATGGAGGACCGGTGGAGTGATTGTGGAGTAATTGTGGTGGACGTAGAGGTGCTGGTGACACGGGCCAAAAGTCGGGTCGGTGTTTTGGACCAACTCTTATCGCCTCCTATGTAGAACTCGCGCACAAATATTCACTATCAATGCATGCCTGGAAAACATTAAGACTGGCAAACACCGACATCTGGCTTCTCTGGGTGTCTGTGTTTCTCCAGATGTTTAGCTTCGGGGTGACCAACCAAGTGATGGTGCTTTTCCTCGAAGAAATTGGCATCGAAGCGGCGGATATTGGAACCTTTATGACCCTCACGTTGGTGGGTGATGTTCTGATCTCGTACTTTCTTTCATGGAATGCCGACAAAATCGGCCGCCGGGCGGTGCTTGTGGCGGCAACGGTGATGATGTTTGGAGCGGGCATGGTGTTTGCCACCCAGTCGGGGTTTTGGGTACTTTTGGTGGCTGCTATTGTGGGAGTCATCTCACCGTCTGGAGATGAAACAGGACCGTTcaaaaccattgaagaagcgTCAATTGCGCACTTGACGCCACACAACCACCGGCCGGAGGTGTTTGCGTTTCACGGGATGTTTTCCACGGTGGGAAACGCCGTGGGTTCGTTGGCGGGTGGACTTAtcgttgatttcttgaacctAACTCTTGAGTGGGATTTGATCAGCTGCTACAGAGCCGTGTTTGTGGCGTATGCTTTGGTTGCGGTGGCCAAGTTCTTTCTCATGGTGAACTTGAGTGAAAGGTGTGAAGTGAGGAATGGCTCAGAGCAAAGCCGTTTGATAGAGAATGGTTCAGATGAAAGTTCAGAACCTTCAGAAAGCCATGACGCTGGGTCGGTGGACGCTGGATCCACCGCCAGCGTGGCCTCAAGGctcttgttggtgtttttctTGGACTCTCTCGGGTACGGGTTCATGCCAGCCTCGTGGATCGTATACTACTATAAGCTGATGTTTGGCATCACCGCCACCCTTTTGGGGGCgttgtttttcttcaccaGTCTTTCCAACACCGTCACCACCATTCCGTCAGCGTTCTTGGCCAAGCGGTTTGGACCTGTGCGGGCCATTTTGATGACCCAGGCCCCGTCGTCGGTGATTTTCATGCTAATTGCGGGATGTACAAATTTCACGGTCGCTGCTGGCCTTTTGTTCATCTACTACTCGACCACGGCCATGGATGTGGTACCCCGACAGATTTTGATCACGTCGGTGGTGAAAAAAGAAGCGTTGACCAGAGTTATGGGGACGGTTAATACCGTCAAGACGTTTGCGCGGTGCGTAGGGCCTACGTTCACGGGATGGTTTGCTGCCAATAGAATGTTGAACTGGTGTTTTGTGATTCTGGGGGTGTTTACGTTGATGTGTGATGGTGTGTTGGGGGTGAGTTTCATGTCGTTGGACGcagagattttgaagagacAGAGGGTG encodes:
- a CDS encoding uncharacterized protein (EggNog:ENOG503NUNV; COG:S); translated protein: MHAWKTLRSANTDIWLLWVSVFLQMFSFGVTNQVMVLFLEEIGIEAADIGTFMTLTLVGDVSISYFLSWNADKIGRRAVLVAATVMMFGAGMVFATQSGFWVLLVAAIVGVISPSGDETGPFKTIEEASIAHLTPHNHRPEVFAFHGMFSTVGNAVGSLAGGLIVDFLNLTLEWDLISCYRAVFVAYALVAVAKFFLMVNLSERCEVRNGSEQSRLIENGSDESSEPSESHDAGSVDAGSTASVASRLLLVFFLDSLGYGFMPASWIVYYYKSMFGITATLLGALFFFTSLSNTVTTIPSAFLAKRFGPVRAILMTQAPSSVIFMLIAGCTNFTVAAGLLFIYYSTTAMDVVPRQILITSVVKKEALTRVMGTVNTVKTFARCVGPTFTGWFAANRMLNWCFVISGVFTLMCDGVLGVSFMSLDAEILKRQRVYHDMN